One Brassica oleracea var. oleracea cultivar TO1000 chromosome C7, BOL, whole genome shotgun sequence genomic window carries:
- the LOC106303187 gene encoding uncharacterized mitochondrial protein AtMg00310-like: protein MALPVYAMSCFRLTKHQCQKIMSAMASFWWDENDEKKNIHWVSRRKMCISKENGGMGFRDIEDFNQALLAKQAWRIQNDPDSLLAKIYKGRYFASLGPLVASLLGTNGQWDVTKLIHLFPENEVTRILHMQVGNVHDRDVWAYSPHGSYTVKSGYTLATKLKEAEAVRDASEFVEVLELKRLIWKVPTIPKIHSFL from the exons ATGGCGCTTCCGGTCTACGCAATGTCATGCTTCAGACTGACAAAACACCAATGCCAGAAGATTATGAGTGCGATGGCAAGCTTTTGGTGGGATGAAAATGATGAGAAGAAAAATATCCACTGGGTTTCTAGGAGAAAAATGTGTATCTCAAAGGAGAATGGAGGAATGGGGTTTCGGGACATTGAGGACTTCAATCAAGCCCTACTTGCCAAGCAAGCTTGGAGAATACAAAATGATCCAGATAGTCTTCTAGCCAAGATCTATAAAGGAAGATATTTTGCATCGTTAGGTCCATTG GTAGCTTCGCTGCTGGGGACTAATGGACAATGGGATGTGACTAAATTGATACATCTTTTCCCTGAGAATGAAGTCACTCGGATACTCCATATGCAGGTTGGTAACGTTCATGATCGAGATGTCTGGGCATACTCCCCTCATGGCTCTTACACGGTAAAAAGTGGTTATACTCTGGCGACGAAGTTGAAAGAAGCAGAAGCTGTTCGCGATGCCTCTGAATTTGTAGAGGTTCTGGAATTAAAGAGACTCATTTGGAAAGTCCCCACTATCCCAAAGATTCATAGTTTTCTCTAG